The following are encoded in a window of Oscillospiraceae bacterium genomic DNA:
- the ftcD gene encoding glutamate formimidoyltransferase — protein MAKIVECVPNFSEGRDLSVVEALVRIAEGVPGAALLDHSSDASHNRSVFTMAGSPEGVAEAAFLLCREAGARIDLTKHTGEHPRMGATDVIPFIPIRETGMEECVALSKRVAERIWHELHIPCFLYEESAAAPERKNLAAVRKGQFEGMPEKLRRPEWAPDYGTRAVHPTAGVTAVGARAPLVAFNVNLGTSDLSVADAIAKTVRGSSGGYRYCKAIGVTLEGRGIAQVSMNMVNHEGTPLYRVFEAVRAEARRWGVPIVGSEVIGLTPAKALIDCAAYYLQIENFDDKKQVLENHLL, from the coding sequence GTGGCGAAAATTGTCGAATGCGTCCCCAATTTCAGCGAGGGGCGGGACCTTTCCGTCGTCGAGGCCCTGGTGCGGATCGCGGAGGGAGTCCCCGGCGCGGCGCTTCTGGATCACTCCTCCGACGCGAGCCACAACCGGAGCGTATTTACGATGGCGGGCAGCCCCGAGGGCGTCGCCGAAGCGGCGTTTCTGCTGTGTCGGGAGGCCGGCGCGCGCATTGATCTGACGAAACACACGGGCGAGCATCCGCGCATGGGCGCGACCGACGTCATCCCGTTTATCCCGATCCGCGAGACCGGCATGGAGGAGTGCGTCGCGCTGTCGAAGCGGGTGGCCGAGCGGATCTGGCACGAACTGCACATCCCCTGTTTTCTGTACGAGGAGTCCGCCGCCGCGCCGGAACGGAAGAACCTGGCCGCCGTACGCAAGGGACAGTTTGAAGGGATGCCCGAAAAGCTCCGGCGGCCGGAGTGGGCTCCGGACTACGGGACGCGGGCTGTCCATCCGACGGCGGGCGTCACGGCCGTCGGCGCCCGGGCGCCGCTCGTCGCGTTCAACGTCAACCTGGGCACGTCCGATCTGTCCGTCGCCGATGCGATCGCGAAGACCGTCCGGGGTTCGAGCGGGGGGTACCGATACTGCAAGGCCATCGGCGTGACGCTGGAGGGGCGGGGTATCGCGCAGGTCTCGATGAACATGGTGAACCACGAGGGCACGCCGCTCTACCGGGTGTTCGAGGCCGTCCGCGCCGAGGCGCGCCGCTGGGGCGTCCCGATCGTCGGCAGCGAAGTGATCGGCCTCACCCCGGCCAAGGCTTTGATCGACTGCGCGGCATATTATCTCCAGATCGAAAATTTCGACGATAAAAAGCAAGTGCTGGAAAATCATCTGCTTTGA
- a CDS encoding cyclodeaminase/cyclohydrolase family protein, with amino-acid sequence MKLSDRTLEDFGNFLASDAPAPGGGAAAALVGSLGAALTHMVAALTVGKPRYAEHTALMRALLAETETLRGALLAAVDRDVEAFRGMSVVFAMPKGTEAERDARRAAMQRALRSCTLPPYEMMEYAFAALRLAEKALGHSNRNAVSDLGVSALLLKAALQGAWLNVLTNIGAVDDAAFVERHRAGGEAILAEALPLADRIYETVSAEIIGG; translated from the coding sequence ATGAAATTGAGTGACAGAACACTGGAAGATTTTGGAAATTTTCTCGCCTCCGACGCGCCGGCGCCGGGCGGCGGGGCGGCGGCGGCGCTGGTGGGTTCTCTCGGCGCGGCGCTTACCCACATGGTGGCCGCGCTGACGGTGGGGAAACCCCGCTACGCGGAGCACACCGCGCTCATGCGGGCGTTGCTGGCGGAGACGGAGACGCTTCGGGGCGCGCTGCTCGCGGCGGTGGACCGCGACGTCGAGGCGTTTCGCGGCATGAGCGTGGTGTTCGCGATGCCGAAGGGGACGGAGGCGGAGAGGGACGCGCGCCGGGCGGCGATGCAGCGCGCGCTGCGCAGCTGCACGCTGCCGCCCTATGAGATGATGGAATACGCCTTCGCGGCTCTCCGACTGGCGGAAAAGGCGCTGGGGCACAGCAACAGGAACGCGGTCAGCGACCTTGGGGTTTCCGCGCTGCTGCTGAAGGCCGCGTTGCAGGGCGCGTGGCTGAACGTTCTGACCAACATCGGCGCGGTGGACGACGCCGCGTTTGTCGAGCGCCACCGTGCCGGCGGCGAGGCGATTTTGGCGGAGGCCCTGCCGCTGGCCGACAGAATCTACGAGACCGTGTCGGCGGAGATCATCGGGGGATGA
- a CDS encoding urocanate hydratase, whose amino-acid sequence MTAMRNQELYNAMRIRPDDTLPSYPAFLPGIRRAPSRGFRLTRAQAETALKNALRYLPASLHEALADEFMAELTTYGRIYGYRFRPPGRIWGRPVETYTGRCLEGKAFQVMIDNNLDFETALYPYELVTYGETGSVFQNWMQYRLTMRYLEALTQDQTLVLLSGHPLGLFPSRPDAPRVILTNALMVGMFDNPDDWEIAEEMGVANYGQMTAGGWMYIGPQGIVHGTYNTLLNAGRRQLGLTPDADLSGVLFVSSGLGGMSGAQPKAIEIARGVGVVAEVDRSRIETRLSQGWVSAVSDDLAEVFARAQDYVARRVSTSIAYHGNIVDLLQYAVDHDVRIPLLSDQTSCHNAYTGGYCPQGVTFAERTRMLTENPAAFRALVDASLRRQYALTKTLRARGSYFFDYGNSLLKAMYDAGVKELSRNGVDEKDGFLMPSYVEDIMGPELFDYGYGPFRWVCLSGDPEDLRRTDRAAMDCIDPNRRGQDRDNYIWIRDAEKNRLVVGTQARILYQDAEGRTTIALKFNEMVRNGEIGPVMLGRDHHDVGGTDSPFRETSNIRDGSSVMADMATQCFAGNCARGMSLVALHNGGGVGVGRAINGGFGMVLDGSARVDRILSSAVMWDVMGGVARRAWARNPASLETAAAYNAKQGAAAQITLPAIPDEDLIHRATRQITDNSLGSDVTVNSSLSTVMGGG is encoded by the coding sequence ATGACCGCCATGCGCAACCAAGAACTTTACAACGCCATGCGGATCCGGCCGGACGACACACTCCCGTCCTACCCGGCGTTTCTGCCCGGTATCCGGCGCGCGCCCAGTCGGGGTTTTCGCCTGACGCGGGCCCAGGCGGAGACCGCGCTCAAAAACGCGCTGCGCTACCTCCCCGCGTCCTTGCACGAGGCGCTTGCGGACGAATTCATGGCGGAGCTCACGACGTACGGGCGCATCTACGGCTACCGCTTCCGGCCGCCCGGCCGGATCTGGGGGCGTCCGGTCGAAACATACACTGGCCGGTGCCTCGAGGGGAAGGCCTTTCAGGTCATGATCGACAACAACCTGGATTTTGAGACCGCGCTCTACCCCTACGAACTCGTCACCTACGGGGAGACGGGCAGCGTCTTTCAAAACTGGATGCAGTACCGCCTTACCATGCGCTACCTTGAGGCGCTGACGCAGGACCAGACGCTGGTGCTGCTGTCGGGGCACCCGCTGGGCCTGTTCCCCTCCAGGCCGGACGCCCCCCGTGTAATCCTCACAAACGCCCTGATGGTGGGGATGTTCGACAACCCGGACGACTGGGAAATCGCGGAGGAGATGGGCGTGGCCAACTATGGGCAGATGACCGCGGGCGGCTGGATGTACATCGGCCCGCAGGGGATCGTCCACGGCACCTACAACACGCTGCTGAACGCCGGCCGGCGGCAGCTCGGGCTCACCCCCGACGCCGACCTCTCGGGCGTCCTGTTCGTCTCCAGCGGACTCGGAGGCATGAGCGGCGCGCAGCCCAAGGCCATCGAGATCGCGCGCGGCGTCGGCGTCGTCGCCGAGGTGGACCGCTCCCGCATTGAGACCCGCCTGTCGCAAGGTTGGGTCTCGGCGGTGTCGGACGACTTGGCCGAGGTGTTCGCGCGGGCGCAGGACTATGTCGCCCGGCGCGTCAGTACGTCCATCGCCTACCACGGCAACATCGTCGATCTGCTCCAGTACGCCGTGGACCACGACGTACGTATCCCGCTGCTGTCGGACCAGACCTCCTGCCACAACGCCTACACCGGCGGATACTGCCCTCAGGGCGTCACCTTCGCGGAACGCACGCGGATGCTGACCGAGAATCCGGCGGCGTTTCGCGCCCTCGTGGACGCCTCGCTGCGCCGGCAGTACGCACTCACCAAAACGTTGCGCGCGCGCGGGAGCTATTTCTTTGACTACGGCAACTCGCTGCTGAAGGCCATGTATGACGCGGGCGTCAAAGAACTCTCTCGCAACGGCGTCGACGAAAAGGACGGTTTCCTGATGCCGAGCTACGTGGAGGACATCATGGGCCCGGAGCTCTTTGATTACGGTTACGGCCCCTTCCGCTGGGTGTGCCTCAGCGGAGACCCGGAGGACCTGCGCAGGACGGACCGGGCGGCGATGGACTGCATCGACCCAAACCGGCGCGGGCAGGACCGCGACAACTACATCTGGATCCGCGATGCGGAGAAAAACCGACTGGTCGTCGGAACGCAGGCGCGTATCCTCTATCAAGACGCCGAAGGGCGCACGACCATCGCGCTCAAATTCAACGAAATGGTCCGAAATGGCGAGATTGGCCCCGTGATGCTGGGCCGTGACCACCACGATGTGGGCGGCACGGATTCTCCTTTTCGGGAAACTTCCAATATTCGGGACGGTTCCAGCGTGATGGCCGACATGGCGACGCAGTGCTTCGCGGGCAACTGCGCGCGCGGCATGAGCCTTGTGGCGCTGCACAACGGCGGCGGCGTGGGTGTCGGCCGGGCTATTAACGGCGGCTTCGGTATGGTGCTGGACGGCAGTGCGCGCGTCGATCGGATTCTCTCTTCGGCGGTGATGTGGGATGTGATGGGCGGCGTCGCGCGCCGCGCCTGGGCGCGCAACCCGGCTTCGCTGGAGACCGCCGCCGCTTACAACGCCAAGCAGGGCGCGGCGGCCCAGATCACCCTGCCGGCGATCCCCGACGAGGACTTGATCCATCGCGCGACGAGACAGATAACAGATAACAGTCTGGGCAGCGACGTGACCGTGAACAGTTCACTGTCCACGGT